A single region of the Populus nigra chromosome 2, ddPopNigr1.1, whole genome shotgun sequence genome encodes:
- the LOC133681748 gene encoding transcription factor IBH1-like: MTSKHVIATTHTGSLKNRFARRFLRSLLKVKRSDRLGTGTGTGFQSNEEIRKRNAQRIKTAAYRSMACVVGPRKNWSRALLFKLRYRARIQGAGLRKRCLVSKKKRVLRKENKVQVISREPSRADNLRKLVPGGDSMDICSLLDETAHYIKCLATQVTVMESIADLYSE; the protein is encoded by the coding sequence ATGACTTCAAAGCATGTAATAGCTACAACACACACGGGGTCTCTTAAGAACAGGTTTGCCCGTAGATTTCTCAGATCCCTTCTGAAAGTGAAAAGGAGTGATAGACTCGGCACTGGTACTGGTACTGGTTTCCAATCAAATGAAGAGATCAGGAAAAGGAATGCTCAGAGAATAAAGACCGCTGCTTATAGATCGATGGCTTGTGTAGTTGGGCCAAGAAAAAATTGGAGCCGAGCCCTTCTTTTCAAGCTTAGATACCGAGCCAGAATCCAGGGAGCTGGTTTGAGAAAGCGATGCTTGGTTTCTAAGAAGAAGAGAGTTctaagaaaggaaaataaggTGCAGGTGATCTCAAGAGAGCCCAGTCGTGCTGATAATCTTCGAAAGCTTGTTCCTGGAGGGGATTCGATGGATATTTGCAGCTTGTTGGATGAAACTGCACATTACATAAAATGCCTTGCTACTCAGGTTACGGTGATGGAAAGTATAGCCGATTTATACTCTGAATGA
- the LOC133681561 gene encoding pectinesterase-like, with protein sequence MYTMPKFFHANPRDKKTSFMAALSMLLIIKILCLANFAEATTSKPLPSQFAKLSRSTTTPGAPSSTDTSPCKGTPYKAACQSLLLTLNTNNNDDLPKTPKELFDYSVHFTSSQAHSAIDQLATTFLGQTYQEIDMTRLPGSGMRDCMELLDDTLDQLSNVINRKNDPTHTHNDVQTWLSAAVTNQETCKESLLENVKKNHLEKFDVIDSTVKNLSQFISNSLALYVSSYGLPSTSPRGRKLLTDQSNIINDFPSWLSLSERKLLEASVGEIEAHAVVARDGSGTHTTIAEAIRQVAASLDGGGRNVIYIKAGTYKENLNIPSKQKDVLLYGDGKGKTVIVGSKNAADGSTTYDSATVGVMGDGFIAKDITFVNSAGPSKHQAVALRVGSDRAVIFGCSIDGYQDTLYTLSKRQFYRETDIYGTVDFIFGNSAVVFQNCNIFARNPGTGQKNFVTAQGRTSPDQNTGISIQNCQIEAQSVTYLGRPWKQYSRTVVMQSSLDGSIDPAGWFPWAGGSSPSSIYYGEYMNSGPGSSTSGRVNWPGYHSSLTSTEAEKFTVGSFISGNVWLPPTGVAFDSGLGG encoded by the exons ATGTACACAATGCCAAAATTCTTCCATGCAAATCCTAGAGACAAAAAAACCTCATTCATGGCGGCCCTATCAATGCTTCTAATCATCAAAATCCTTTGCCTGGCTAATTTTGCAGAAGCTACCACTTCAAAACCCTTGCCATCTCAGTTCGCAAAGTTGTCTAGGTCAACAACAACACCCGGAGCTCCATCATCCACTGATACCTCTCCGTGCAAAGGCACCCCTTACAAAGCAGCCTGCCAATCTCTCCTCCTGACATTGAATaccaataataatgatgatctTCCTAAAACCCCGAAAGAACTCTTTGATTACTCAGTCCATTTCACCTCAAGCCAAGCTCACTCAGCCATAGACCAACTCGCTACCACATTCCTTGGCCAAACCTACCAGGAGATTGACATGACTCGTTTGCCTGGTAGTGGCATGAGAGACTGCATGGAGTTGCTTGATGATACCTTGGACCAACTCTCTAATGTCATCAATCGCAAGAATGACCCTACCCACACCCACAACGATGTCCAGACATGGCTTAGTGCTGCAGTTACCAATCAAGAAACATGCAAAGAAAGCCTGcttgaaaatgttaaaaagaaTCATTTAGAGAAGTTTGACGTAATAGATTCCACGGTAAAAAACTTAAGTCAATTTATAAGCAACTCTCTTGCACTTTATGTGTCCAGCTATGGACTCCCTAGCACGAGTCCTCGTGGTCGGAAATTGTTGACGGACCAAAgtaatattattaatgatttcCCAAGTTGGTTATCCTTGTCGGAAAGGAAGCTTCTAGAAGCTTCTGTAGGAGAGATAGAAGCCCATGCGGTAGTGGCAAGGGATGGGAGTGGGACCCATACCACCATTGCGGAGGCAATCAGGCAGGTGGCGGCTTCTCTGGATGGTGGGGGTAGAAATGTAATTTACATCAAAGCCGGGACTTATAAGGAGAACCTCAATATCCCTTCAAAGCAGAAGGACGTGCTTTTATATGGCGATGGGAAGGGTAAAACGGTCATTGTCGGTAGTAAAAATGCTGCAGATGGTTCCACAACTTACGACTCTGCCACAGTGG GCGTGATGGGGGATGGATTCATCGCGAAAGACATAACATTTGTGAACAGTGCCGGTCCGAGCAAGCACCAAGCTGTTGCCCTTCGAGTTGGATCCGATAGAGCAGTAATCTTTGGATGCTCAATCGATGGTTATCAAGACACTCTCTATACTCTTTCCAAACGACAATTCTATCGAGAAACGGACATTTATGGCACAGTAGATTTCATTTTTGGTAATTCAGCAGTGGTTTTCCAGAACTGTAATATTTTTGCCAGGAATCCCGGAACAGGACAGAAGAATTTTGTGACTGCGCAAGGTCGCACTAGCCCTGATCAAAACACAGGCATTTCTATACAAAACTGCCAGATAGAGGCGCAGTCGGTCACATATCTTGGTCGGCCATGGAAGCAGTATTCTAGAACAGTTGTAATGCAGTCCTCTTTGGATGGTTCAATAGATCCTGCTGGTTGGTTTCCTTGGGCTGGTGGCTCCTCCCCCTCGTCAATCTATTATGGTGAATACATGAACTCAGGCCCCGGCTCCTCTACTTCCGGCAGAGTCAACTGGCCTGGCTATCATAGCTCGCTTACCTCCACAGAAGCTGAAAAGTTCACGGTTGGTAGTTTCATTAGCGGGAATGTTTGGTTGCCCCCCACCGGCGTTGCTTTCGATTCTGGGCTGGGTGGTTAA
- the LOC133681859 gene encoding putative lipid-transfer protein DIR1, which translates to MEKVQKLFCVALLLAVLAIASNIANAQSTICKMPVAGLMSCKPAVTPPNPTAPSADCCSALSHADINCLCSYKNSNLLPSLGIDPKLAMQLPGKCKLPHPANC; encoded by the coding sequence ATGGAGAAAGTCCAAAAGCTCTTCTGTGTGGCTCTATTGCTTGCAGTACTAGCCATAGCAAGCAATATTGCGAATGCCCAGAGTACCATATGCAAAATGCCTGTTGCTGGCCTAATGTCATGCAAGCCTGCTGTAACTCCTCCTAACCCTACCGCACCCTCGGCAGACTGCTGCTCGGCACTTTCGCATGCTGACATAAACTGCCTTTGCTCCTACAAAAATTCCAACCTGCTCCCTTCCCTTGGAATCGACCCAAAACTTGCCATGCAGCTCCCTGGCAAGTGCAAGCTTCCTCACCCTGCTAATTGCTAG